The Streptomyces cyanogenus DNA segment CAAGACCCCCGAGCAGATCGCGAAGATGCGGGCGGCGGGCCTGGTCGTAGCCGCCATCCACGCGGCCACGCGGGAGGCCGCGGTGCCGGGTGCCACCACCAGGGACCTGGACGAGGTGGCCCGCAAGGTCCTCGCCGAGCACGGCGCGAAGTCGAACTTCCTGGGCTACGGCGGCTTCCCCGCCACCATCTGCACCTCCGTGAACGACGTGGTCGTGCACGGCATCCCCTCCGACGACGTCGTCCTGAAGGACGGCGACATCATCTCCATCGACTGCGGCGCGATCGTCGACGGCTGGCACGGCGACGCGGCCTACACCGCCTTCGTCGGCTCCGGCCACTCCCCGGAGCTGGTCGAGCTCTCCCGGGTGACGGAGGAGTCGATGTGGGCCGGCATCGCGGCCATGAAGCTGGGCAACCGCCTGGTCGACGTCTCCCGGGCGATCGAGACGTACATCCGCCGCCAGCCCAAGCCGGGCGGCGGCCGGTACGGGATCATCGAGGACTACGGCGGCCACGGCATCGGCACCGAGATGCACATGGACCCGCACCTGCTGAACTACGTCGACCGCCGTCGCGGCAAGGGCCCCAAGCTGGTGCCCGGCTTCTGCCTCGCCATCGAGCCGATGGTCTCGCTCGGCACCCCGCGCACGGAGGTCCTCTCCGACGACTGGACGGTCATCACCACCGACGGCACCTGGTCCTCCCACTGGGAGCACTCGGTCGCCCTCACCGAGCAGGGCCCCCTGGTCCTGACGGCCCCCGACGGCGGCAGGGCCAAGCTCGCCGAGTACGGCATCACGGCTGCTCCGGACCCGCTCGCTTAACGATCTCCGCCATGGGGCAGACTTCCTCGATTCGCCTTTCGCGGTGCGCCGACGTAGACTGACTCGTCGGCTCTCGTGCACCCGCATGTCCGCATGCTTGAGACGGAGTCGATCAAGGTAGTCGATTCGAAGGGCGAAGCGTGGCCAAGAAGCAAGGTGCCATCGAGATCGAGGGCACTGTCGTCGAGTCTCTTCCGAACGCCATGTTCAAGGTCGAGCTCCAGAACGGCCACCAGGTCCTGGCACACATCAGCGGCAAGATGCGTATGCACTACATCCGCATCCTCCCTGACGACCGGGTCGTGGTGGAGCTGTCTCCGTACGACCTGACGCGTGGCCGGATCGTCTACCGGTACAAGTAGATCTTGCCCGCGCCCCGGGCCCGCCCGGTGCGATGGCACTGACCCGGAGAACCTCACCCCATGAAGGTCAAGCCGAGCGTCAAGAAGATCTGCGACAAGTGCAGGGTGATCCGCCGTCACGGCCGGGTCATGGTCATCTGCGAGAACCCGCGCCACAAGCAGCGCCAGGGCTGACGCACGACCATCACCCTCTGCACCTCTATCGCAGAGTTTCGCGCGACGCGAGCTGAATATGTTCATACGCAGAGCCCGAGCCATCCAGCTCGACACCCCCGGTTCGGAGGCCGGGGACCCGGTTCGTACCTGGTACGGCGGCCGGGAGCCGGCTCTGTGGAAGACCTCCGAAGATTCACCAGGAGCCATTGAATGGCACGCGTTTCCGGTGTCGACATCCCGCGCGACAAGCGCGTGGAGATCGCCCTCACCTACGTGTTCGGCATCGGCCGGACCCTCTCGAAGGAGACGCTGGCTGCGACCGGCGTCGACCCGAACACCCGTGTTCGTGACCTCACCGAAGAGCAGCTGGTCGCGATCCGCGAGTACGTCGACAACAACATCAAGACCGAGGGTGACCTCCGTCGCGAGATCCAGGCCGACATCCGCCGCAAGGTCGAGATCGGCACCTACCAGGGTCTCCGTCACCGTCGCGGTCTGCCCGTCCGCGGTCAGCGCACCAGCACCAACGCTCGCACCCGCAAGGGGCCGCGTCGCGCCATCGCCGGCAAGAAGAAGCCGGGCAAGAAGTAGTCCGCAGCGGACACCTGTCCACGGTCTTCGCTGTAGGACCGACCACCTCCCGTAGGAGTTAGTAGATGCCCCCCAAGGGACGTCAGGGCGCTGCCAAGAAGGTGCGCCGCAAGGAAAAGAAGAACGTCGCTCACGGCCACGCGCACATCAAGAGCACGTTCAACAACACGATCGTCTCCATCACGGACCCGTCCGGCAACGTGATCTCCTGGGCCTCCGCCGGCCACGTCGGCTTCAAGGGCTCCCGGAAGTCCACGCCGTTCGCCGCGCAGATGGCCGCCGAGTCGGCTGCCCGCCGCGCCCAGGAGCACGGCATGCGCAAGGTCGACGTGTTCGTGAAGGGCCCGGGTTCCGGTCGTGAGACCGCGATCCGCTCCCTGCAGGCCACGGGCCTCGAGGTCGGCTCCATCCAGGACGTCACCCCGACCCCGCACAACGGCTGCCGCCCGCCGAAGCGCCGCCGCGTCTGAGGCACCGGCTGCTTCAGGGTTTTTCGGGCGGTACGGCCCCGTGAAAAGGGCCGTATCGCCCGTACCCTTGCAGTACCCGCACTTCTCACAGGTGCGGTTTCCGTCGGACGTCAAATAGCGGGCGTCCACGAAAGAAGGATCTGATCCACACATGCTGATCGCTCAGCGTCCCTCGTTGACCGAAGAGGTCGTCGACGAGTTCCGCTCCCGGTTCGTGATCGAGCCGCTGGAGCCGGGCTTCGGCTACACCCTCGGCAACTCCCTCCGCCGCACCCTCCTCTCCTCGATCCCCGGCGCTGCTGTCACCAGCATCCGGATCGACGGCGTCCTGCACGAGTTCACCACCGTGCCGGGCGTCAAGGAGGACGTCACCGACCTGATCCTCAACATCAAGCAGCTGGTCGTCTCCTCGGAGCACGACGAGCCGGTCGTGATGTACCTGCGCAAGCAGGGCCCGGGTCTGGTCACCGCCGCCGACATCGCGCCCCCGGCCGGTGTCGAGGTGCACAACCCCGACCTCGTCCTCGCCACGCTCAACGGCAAGGGCAAGCTGGAGATGGAGCTGACCGTCGAGCGCGGTCGCGGCTACGTCTCGGCCGTGCAGAACAAGCAGGTGGGCCAGGAGATCGGCCGTATCCCGGTCGACTCCATCTACTCGCCGGTTCTCAAGGTCACGTACAAGGTCGAGGCCACGCGTGTCGAGCAGCGCACCGACTTCGACAAGCTGATCGTCGACGTCGAGACCAAGCAGGCCATGCGTCCGCGTGACGCCATGGCGTCGGCCGGTAAGACCCTGGTCGAGCTGTTCGGTCTCGCCCGCGAGCTGAACATCGACGCCGAGGGCATCGACATGGGCCCGTCCCCGACGGACGCCGCCCTCGCCGCCGACCTGGCGCTGCCGATCGAGGAGCTGGAGCTCACCGTTCGGTCGTACAACTGCCTCAAGCGTGAGGGCATCCACTCCGTGGGTGAGCTCGTCGCGCGTTCCGAGGCCGACCTCCTGGACATCCGCAACTTCGGTGCGAAGTCCATCGACGAGGTCAAGGCGAAGCTGGCCGGCATGGGCCTGGCCCTGAAGGACAGCCCGCCCGGATTCGACCCCACGGCCGCCGCGGACGCGTTCGGCGCGGACGACGACGCGGACGCGGGCTTCGTGGAGACCGAGCAGTACTGAGAGCTCGGGCCTTCCGGTCCGTACTCGGGTGCGGGTGCGCTGTGGTTGTCGCGCAGTTCCCCGCGCCCCTTCCGGACGACATGCCCCTTGCGGGCTGTCGTCCGGATCTCCGACAGGCAACCGCCTGCTCGGATACTGACCCCGGTACCTGACACGGCCGGGGCAGACACACAGGAGAAAGAACATGCCGAAGCCCACCAAGGGTGCCCGTCTGGGCGGCAGCGCCGCGCACGAGAAGCTCCTCCTCGCCAACCTGGCGAAGAGCCTCTTCGAGCACGGCCGTATCACCACCACCGAGGCGAAGGCCCGCCGTCTGCGGCCGTACGCCGAGCGTCTGATCACCAAGGCGAAGAAGGGCGACCTTCACAACCGCCGTCAGGTGCTCCAGGTCATCACGGACAAGAGCGTCGTCCACACGCTCTTCACCGAGATCGGCCCGCGCTACGAGAACCGTCCGGGTGGCTACACCCGCATCACCAAGATCGGTAACCGCCGTGGCGACAACGCGCCCATGGCCGTCATCGAGCTGGTCGAGGCGCTGACGGTTGCGCAGCAGGCGACCGGTGAGGCCGAGGCCGCCACCAAGCGTGCGGTCAAGGAGGCCGAGGAGGCCAAGGCCCCCGAGGCGACCGAGGCTCCGGCCGAGGAGGCCGCTGCCGAGGAGTCCAAGGACGCGTAAGCGTTCTGCCGGGGACTGATACGTCGGCGGGTGCGGCCTTGTCGTGGCCTGTCGCGCAGTTCCCCGCGCCCCCGAAGGGCGTTTGCGGGCCCGTTCCTTTCGAGGAGCGGGCCCGCTCTTGTGTTCCTGAGAGGATCTGTACGTGAGTGACGAAGTACAGCCCGGCCATGTCCGTCTCCGTCTCGACCTGTCCTACGACGGCACCGGCTTCCACGGCTGGGCCAAGCAGGCCGGTGGCAGGCGTACGGTGCAGGGCGAGATCGAGGACGCGCT contains these protein-coding regions:
- the rpsK gene encoding 30S ribosomal protein S11, producing MPPKGRQGAAKKVRRKEKKNVAHGHAHIKSTFNNTIVSITDPSGNVISWASAGHVGFKGSRKSTPFAAQMAAESAARRAQEHGMRKVDVFVKGPGSGRETAIRSLQATGLEVGSIQDVTPTPHNGCRPPKRRRV
- the map gene encoding type I methionyl aminopeptidase produces the protein MVQIKTPEQIAKMRAAGLVVAAIHAATREAAVPGATTRDLDEVARKVLAEHGAKSNFLGYGGFPATICTSVNDVVVHGIPSDDVVLKDGDIISIDCGAIVDGWHGDAAYTAFVGSGHSPELVELSRVTEESMWAGIAAMKLGNRLVDVSRAIETYIRRQPKPGGGRYGIIEDYGGHGIGTEMHMDPHLLNYVDRRRGKGPKLVPGFCLAIEPMVSLGTPRTEVLSDDWTVITTDGTWSSHWEHSVALTEQGPLVLTAPDGGRAKLAEYGITAAPDPLA
- the infA gene encoding translation initiation factor IF-1, encoding MAKKQGAIEIEGTVVESLPNAMFKVELQNGHQVLAHISGKMRMHYIRILPDDRVVVELSPYDLTRGRIVYRYK
- the rpsM gene encoding 30S ribosomal protein S13, with translation MARVSGVDIPRDKRVEIALTYVFGIGRTLSKETLAATGVDPNTRVRDLTEEQLVAIREYVDNNIKTEGDLRREIQADIRRKVEIGTYQGLRHRRGLPVRGQRTSTNARTRKGPRRAIAGKKKPGKK
- the rplQ gene encoding 50S ribosomal protein L17, with the protein product MPKPTKGARLGGSAAHEKLLLANLAKSLFEHGRITTTEAKARRLRPYAERLITKAKKGDLHNRRQVLQVITDKSVVHTLFTEIGPRYENRPGGYTRITKIGNRRGDNAPMAVIELVEALTVAQQATGEAEAATKRAVKEAEEAKAPEATEAPAEEAAAEESKDA
- the rpmJ gene encoding 50S ribosomal protein L36 encodes the protein MKVKPSVKKICDKCRVIRRHGRVMVICENPRHKQRQG
- a CDS encoding DNA-directed RNA polymerase subunit alpha; amino-acid sequence: MLIAQRPSLTEEVVDEFRSRFVIEPLEPGFGYTLGNSLRRTLLSSIPGAAVTSIRIDGVLHEFTTVPGVKEDVTDLILNIKQLVVSSEHDEPVVMYLRKQGPGLVTAADIAPPAGVEVHNPDLVLATLNGKGKLEMELTVERGRGYVSAVQNKQVGQEIGRIPVDSIYSPVLKVTYKVEATRVEQRTDFDKLIVDVETKQAMRPRDAMASAGKTLVELFGLARELNIDAEGIDMGPSPTDAALAADLALPIEELELTVRSYNCLKREGIHSVGELVARSEADLLDIRNFGAKSIDEVKAKLAGMGLALKDSPPGFDPTAAADAFGADDDADAGFVETEQY